ATGCTCAATTTGAAAAAGAGCCACTTGTAGGAAAAACTCTTCTTGAAATAAGAACTTTCGGAAAGCAAACCTATCTTGTTTTTGATACAGTAAGTGTGCGTATTCATTTGTTGATGTTCGGTTCTTATGAAATTAACGAACAAACAAAGCCGGACAAAAGCTTACGTTTAGCGTTAGCCTTCAAAACGGGAAGCATGTATTTTTATACCTGTTCTGTAAAAATGGTGGATTCAGAATTCCTGTCCACCATAGATTGGGAAGCCGATGTTATGAGTGACCAATGGGATCCTAAAAAAGCAGAAAAGAAACTGAAAGCGAATCCACAAATGATGGTTTGTGATGCTTTGATGAATCAGGATATTTTTTCAGGAGTCGGGAATATTATCAAAAACGAAGTTCTTTTCAGAATCGGAGTTCAGCCTGAAAGCCTTATCGGAAACCTTCCTCCCAGAAAACGTAAAGAACTTATTCATGAAGCCCGGAATTACAGTTTCGAATTTTTACAATGGAAAAAGGAATTCGTGCTGAAAAAGCAATGGCTGGTTCACACCAAAAGCACCTGTCCGAAGTGTGGACGTAAACTTATAAAAAAGCAAACTGGTCTAGGTAAGAGGCGTAGCTTCTATTGCGAAAAAGATCAAAAACTGTATTAACCCCAAAACTTTAATTTCGAAACTACAACAAAACCGACATTCTGTCTTCAAATAAAAGCCTTTTCCATTTGCGAAGTCCTAAAATAAATAATTAAAATTTTAGTGCATCTCATTTAACTTAGTTGGTAAATCATTATCCAACTCCCAACACAGCAAATTTTTTCACATTAAATATTGAATTGCCGCCAAAATAATGGTGGTCAGGTGAACTATTGTGCATTATCAAAACTTGTTAATTATTTAATTATGTCCATTCCAAAACAGATTTTTCAAACATTCAAGTCTAAAAAATTACCTTTAATTACTCAATGGCACATTTGGCGAATGAAGAGAAAAAATCCGGAATACCAATATCATTTCTATGATGATAACGATATCCAAAAATTCATCACGGAGGAATTTCCTCCCCAGTATATTGAAAATTACAATAAGCTAACCATTGGCGCGGCAAAAGCTGATTTTTTCAGATATGCTGTTTTATATAAAAAAGGAGGAATCTATCTTGATGTAGACAGTGCCATCACAAGACCTTTAAGGGATCTCATTAAAGATGATGATGATGCTGTAATAAGCAGAGAAAGACATGATGGCTTGTTTGTTCAATGGGCACTGATATTCAATAAAAATCACCCTTTCCTAAAAAAGACTCTGGACCTTATGCTGGACAATATCGAAACCCACCGATATCCCCACAATATCCATGCTACTACTGGCCCAACGGTTTATAGCGAAGCAATCAGCCAGAGTTTGAAAGAAAATTCAAATATCTCCTATAGATTATTTCCTGGAATTGAGTTCAGAGGTTATCTACAATTCAAATATAAGCTGGGAAAATTCTTCCTGTATGAAAAAAAAGCAGAACACTGGAAGCTAAAACAAACAACCCAGGATATCATTAAACAAAATCAGGTAACATTGCTTCTTGTCATCCATACTTTGATGGAATTTATCATTTAATTATTAACGGCATTCTATTTCACAAAAAATTAGTGATCATTTCATTGGAAATATTTTAAAATCACAAACATAAATTTTAATTTTGTGATCCGCCAATAACGGTTAAATACAAGAGTTTCCTATGATTAATATCAACGATTTTATTGATGAGTTTTTTGATTTCACCGCCAACACCCATCTTTTTCCCTGGGAAGTTATCAACCATCTGGATGATCTTCTGGCAGAAAAATTCAA
The sequence above is drawn from the Chryseobacterium daecheongense genome and encodes:
- a CDS encoding endonuclease; protein product: MPEGPSILIMKENLQGFTGKKVTKAWGNAQFEKEPLVGKTLLEIRTFGKQTYLVFDTVSVRIHLLMFGSYEINEQTKPDKSLRLALAFKTGSMYFYTCSVKMVDSEFLSTIDWEADVMSDQWDPKKAEKKLKANPQMMVCDALMNQDIFSGVGNIIKNEVLFRIGVQPESLIGNLPPRKRKELIHEARNYSFEFLQWKKEFVLKKQWLVHTKSTCPKCGRKLIKKQTGLGKRRSFYCEKDQKLY
- a CDS encoding glycosyltransferase; amino-acid sequence: MKRKNPEYQYHFYDDNDIQKFITEEFPPQYIENYNKLTIGAAKADFFRYAVLYKKGGIYLDVDSAITRPLRDLIKDDDDAVISRERHDGLFVQWALIFNKNHPFLKKTLDLMLDNIETHRYPHNIHATTGPTVYSEAISQSLKENSNISYRLFPGIEFRGYLQFKYKLGKFFLYEKKAEHWKLKQTTQDIIKQNQVTLLLVIHTLMEFII